A region of Etheostoma cragini isolate CJK2018 chromosome 2, CSU_Ecrag_1.0, whole genome shotgun sequence DNA encodes the following proteins:
- the si:ch211-286b5.4 gene encoding afadin- and alpha-actinin-binding protein B gives MASRFSQKRFGKRSESSDSVLPNDPSPSPLNELSHSASWWGDTEEHGEQGDSLIEQLKEMDEHVARLQDMLRCERAKSTRLQLRCNQQEAEVRRREQHTNRLKERVSQLTDRHNIKGPSIEVLNLTSGARGKREQPIKSFRSTAKREEETLRLMLERREAELREAMKLRHSIATLLHALRVDMAHTLSDGVDVQDEAQAEDDKLDQAEVALGDHVTGGVVQCWRQVQRRLRGGHSEGDTGFDTDHDKLLAQLETELKGSQQLVRLQQQLLEDSFASPVPRELADSYFLEEWERLQMRWVELDHQKRTFKKERKSFTDAAIRLSHERRDFEQQKASVLKQQYLLDSSLSGKGAPSDNRRESTGLDFSSLGPTSISRGLPNTPSSTKLGTAAVSGSHQRRVRVQTPSTPELYSALNLSYNCREFDQSETWEGRADTQQAPHLDCSFEYNFDDRW, from the exons ATGGCTTCCAGGTTTAGCCAGAAGAGATTTGGAAAACGCTCTGAGTCGTCAG ACTCGGTTCTACCGAATGATCCCAGCCCCAGCCCTCTGAATGAGCTCTCCCACAGCGCCTCCTGGTGGGGGGACACAGAGGAGCACGGAGAACAAGGAGACTCTCTCATA GAACAACTAAAGGAGATGGATGAGCACGTGGCCAGGCTTCAGGACATGCTTAGATGTGAACGGGCCAAA AGCACTCGTCTGCAGCTGCGGTGTAACCAGCAGGAGGCCGAGGTAAGGCGTCGAGAGCAGCACACCAACAGACTGAAGGAGCGGGTGTCTCAGCTGACTGACCGACACAATATAAAAGGACCCT ccATAGAGGTGTTGAACCTTACGTCTGGAGCTCGAGGCAAAAGAGAACAGCCAATCAAATCATTCAGGTCTACCGCAAA ACGAGAAGAGGAAACACTGCGTCTGATGTTGGAGCGCAGAGAAGCAGAGCTCAGGGAGGCGATGAAGCTGCGCCACAGCATCGCCACTTTACTTCATGCACTCAGAGTCGACATGGCGCAC actctGTCAGACGGTGTGGATGTTCAGGATGAGGCCCAAGCTGAAGACGACAAGCTTGATCAAGCTGAGGTAGCGCTTGGTGACCACGTAACAGGAGGTGTGGTTCAGTGTTGGAGGCAGGTGCAGAGGAGACTGCGTGGTGGCCATTCCGAAG GCGACACTGGTTTTGATACAGACCATGACAAGCTCCTGGCTCAACTAGAAACTGAACTGAAAGGGAGTCAACAGCTAGTCAGATTACAACAGCAGCTGCTGGAG GACAGCTTTGCGTCGCCTGTCCCCCGTGAACTGGCTGATTCCTACTTTTTGGAAGAGTGGGAGCGTCTTCAGATGCGCTGGGTCGAGCTTGATCATCAGAAGCGGACTtttaaaaaggagaggaagtCCTTCACCGATGCTGCAATCCGACTTAGCCATGAG CGCCGTGATTTTGAGCAACAGAAGGCCTCAGTCCTGAAGCAGCAGTATCTGCTGGACTCCTCTCTGTCTGGTAAAGGAGCACCAAGCGACAACAGGAGAGAGAGCACTGGACTCG ATTTCTCAAGTTTGGGGCCCACCAGCATATCTCGCGGTCTTCCAAATACACCATCTTCAACCAAGTTGGGGACAGCCGCTGTTTCTGGATCACATCAGAGAAGAGTCAGAGTTCAAACCCCCAGCACTCCTGAGCTCTACTCCGCCCTCAATCTGTCATACAACTGCAG AGAGTTTGACCAGTCAGAGACATGGGAAGGCCGAGCAGACACACAACAGGCTCCACACTTAGACTGCTCATTTGAATACAATTTTGATGATAGGTggtga